A genomic window from Brassica oleracea var. oleracea cultivar TO1000 chromosome C8, BOL, whole genome shotgun sequence includes:
- the LOC106311750 gene encoding wall-associated receptor kinase 1-like, which produces MKVQRLILVAVFFYLACMELVNGQPRKDCQTRCGNVTIEYPFGTSQGCYYADDPSFNLTCNDKEKLFFRNNIEVINISHSGELRVMTNTSYACYDSQGNSNGSRYYTYRLGSLSLSHKNKFNVVGCNAVALLSTFGPQNYSTGCLSACNFPPLANGDCNGAGCCRTDVSDPYDSYSFQTRSSRLQNMTSVYDFNPCTYAFLAENGTFHFDALEDLKNLRNVNEFPLVLDWSIGNQTCEQVGNRSICGMFNSTCFNSTRGTGYNCKCLEGFEGNPYLSNEHGCQDINECTTNSTIHKHNCSDPSTCRDKVGGFDCKCQSGYRLDTTTMKCKHKDFGWATILLGTTIGFLSILLIISCVQQRMKHRKAAELRQKFFEQNGGGMLVQRLSGPGTSNANVKIFTEEGMKTSTNGYDKSRILGQGGQGTVYKGILPDNSIVAIKKARLGDNSQVEQFINEVLVLSQINHRNVVKLLGCCLETEVPLLVYEFINSGTLFDHLHGSLFGPSLTWEQRLRIAVEIAGTLAYLHSSASIPIIHRDVKTANILLDENLTAKVADFGASRLIPMDKEQLTTMVQGTIGYLDPEYYHTGLLNEKSDVYSFGVVVMELLTGQKALCFERPQQSKHLVNYISSAMKENRLHEVIDAKIINENSWKEINEAVRVAMECTRVTGEERPLMTEVAAKLEGLRVTKAKHQWSDQYPGDETENLVGVGVLSAQGNTSSTGYDSIKNVASMQVAAGR; this is translated from the exons ATGAAGGTGCAGCGTCTGATCTTGGTGGCTGTTTTCTTCTACCTTGCATGTATGGAGTTGGTCAACGGGCAACCTCGCAAGGATTGCCAAACTAGATGTGGCAACGTCACAATTGAGTACCCTTTCGGCACTTCTCAAGGTTGTTACTATGCTGACGACCCTAGTTTCAATCTCACATGTAACGATAAAGAGAAGCTATTCTTTCGAAATAATATTGAAGTAATCAACATTTCTCATAGCGGGGAGCTACGCGTCATGACTAATACTTCCTACGCTTGCTACGATAGCCAAGGAAATTCGAATGGTAGTCGTTACTACACTTACAGGCTGGGTAGTTTATCTCTCTCCCACAAAAACAAGTTTAATGTAGTAGGCTGTAACGCTGTAGCACTTCTGAGCACTTTTGGACCGCAAAATTACTCAACTGGATGTTTGTCAGCGTGTAACTTTCCACCTCTGGCAAATGGAGACTGTAATGGCGCAGGTTGCTGCAGGACAGATGTCTCTGACCCGTATGATAGCTATTCATTCCAAACTCGCTCATCTCGTTTGCAGAACATGACTTCTGTGTATGACTTTAATCCTTGCACATATGCCTTTCTCGCCGAAAATGGTACTTTTCACTTTGATGCTTTGGAAGATCTTAAGAACCTACGGAATGTCAATGAGTTCCCTCTGGTACTGGACTGGTCTATCGGAAACCAGACATGCGAGCAAGTTGGAAACAGAAGCATATGTGGTATGTTTAACAGCACATGTTTCAATTCTACTCGTGGAACCGGGTATAACTGCAAATGTTTAGAAGGTTTTGAAGGAAATCCTTACCTTTCAAATGAACATGGTTGCCAAG ACATCAATGAGTGTACTACTAATAGTACTATCCATAAACATAACTGCTCGGATCCCAGCACCTGTAGAGACAAGGTTGGAGGCTTCGATTGTAAGTGCCAGTCTGGTTACCGCTTAGATACAACCACTATGAAATGCAAGCATAAAGACTTTGGATGGGCTACTATTCTTCTTG GAACAACCATCGGCTTCTTGTCCATCCTGCTTATCATTAGCTGTGTACAACAGAGAATGAAGCACCGGAAGGCAGCTGAGCTCCGACAAAAATTCTTCGAACAAAATGGTGGCGGCATGTTAGTACAGAGACTCTCAGGACCAGGGACATCAAATGCTAATGTAAAAATCTTTACGGAAGAAGGCATGAAGACATCAACCAATGGCTACGACAAGAGCAGAATCCTTGGCCAGGGGGGACAAGGAACCGTCTACAAAGGGATATTACCAGACAACTCCATAGTTGCTATAAAGAAAGCTCGGCTCGGAGACAACAGCCAAGTAGAGCAGTTCATCAACGAGGTGCTAGTGCTTTCCCAAATCAACCACAGGAACGTGGTCAAGCTCCTAGGATGTTGTCTGGAGACAGAAGTTCCCTTGCTGGTCTATGAGTTCATTAACAGCGGCACCCTTTTCGATCACTTGCATGGTTCCTTGTTTGGTCCTTCTCTAACATGGGAACAACGCCTGAGAATAGCAGTGGAAATTGCTGGAACTCTTGCTTATCTTCACTCATCTGCTTCTATTCCAATCATCCACCGAGACGTCAAGACTGCTAATATTCTCCTGGATGAGAACTTAACTGCAAAGGTAGCTGACTTTGGGGCTTCAAGACTAATACCGATGGATAAAGAGCAGCTCACTACCATGGTCCAAGGTACTATAGGCTACTTAGACCCAGAATATTACCATACAGGACTGTTAAACGAAAAGAGTGATGTTTATAGCTTTGGGGTAGTTGTCATGGAACTTCTCACTGGCCAAAAGGCATTGTGCTTCGAAAGGCCACAACAGTCAAAACATCTGGTGAACTACATTTCGTCTGCCATGAAAGAGAACAGGTTGCACGAGGTTATAGATGCGAAAATAATCAACGAGAATAGCTGGAAGGAGATCAATGAAGCTGTCAGAGTTGCTATGGAGTGTACAAGAGTGACAGGAGAGGAAAGGCCACTGATGACGGAAGTAGCTGCAAAGCTTGAGGGCTTGAGAGTCACAAAAGCCAAACATCAGTGGTCAGATCAGTATCCTGGGGACGAGACTGAGAACTTGGTCGGTGTTGGAGTCTTATCAGCGCAAGGCAATACAAGTAGCACTGGCTATGACAGCATCAAGAATGTAGCAAGCATGCAAGTTGCAGCTGGTCGCTGA